In Gossypium hirsutum isolate 1008001.06 chromosome A10, Gossypium_hirsutum_v2.1, whole genome shotgun sequence, the DNA window taattaaataaaattttttattttaaaaaataaatatttaattttttattaaattaatttatgaatcatgcatattaaatttgttgatttgTGAATTCTAATTTCGTGAACCTTAGGTGCAATGCATCTACATTAAGTATATACAAGGTCCACATGAGAACTTAAAATCATTGGTTACCAACTGTTCTAATGATTTTGGACTCTTACGTGGAATGGAACATCTACTTGAATCTTATATATACTTAGTGAAGATATATAACACTAAAAATCCGTCAAatcaaaatttgtaaattaataaattcaacatatataatttatCGAGATATAACTCTACTAAAAAATACGTGTTAAATCTCTAATAAACTTGGAATAAATTTTGCCATCTGAATATAagtttagaataaaaaaaaagagagtgacaataataaaaattaaaaggggTTTTGATGATTCttgctggtttttttttttttaacaaattgacATGATGGGATTTGAATAAACTACAATAAAACGAAGGGTGCTTGTTGAAAGACAGCAATTTtagcaattaaaatttaaagagaagaCATGAGCAACTTAGCTATCATGACAAAGCAAGGCCAACACCACTCTCTCAAAAAAGTCTCCTAAAAGTTTATTTATGGGTCGCGTATTTTTAACCAACCTGCTATATTTAATTTATACAAGTCGAATTTTGAATAAagctttttcataaatttatgcTGATGGGAATTTGtgtttaataagaaaaatatattttatttaaatgtaataatctttaatttaaatattaataaaaaattaaactttttatttttaatattatttcaaaatgAAATAAGATTTTGAAATAGACCAAAACTTGATCTTACCTTAGACCCAAAAATAATGGACACAAAGCTACTTCTAATATTTATCAATCACTAGCATATAGAAATGCCACAGCACAAAAAGCACTaggataaaagaaacaaaattttcacCAAATTTACAAACTTGTAAGGTAAAAAGGATAAGAGGAGAACCTGTTTTTGCTTTAGAAAGGAGCTTTTAGGTATATCATATGTAACTCTAATCTTTGCACACATCTGCAATTTTAGATTCGAAAAGATCAtacaatacaaaaaaattaacaaacacTAATATATGTTTGGTCATcaatcaatctttttttttttaaagaaaaaaacatgaatagaatataaatatgtgaatacattaaaatttatacagtatgaattattaatatataaacttATAATTATACGATATAAACAGATGATACAAATATACAGATGTAAAGACTTACCCACACGCTTTGAGCCATTGGTCATCAATCAATCATTATCTTGGAAAAagtccaccaccaccaccaccaaaaTGGCACAATCCAGTGCTAGCCGCCCCAAAAGTAAACGCTTCACTGGGAAttcttatttttcatcataaacaATAATAACACCCCAACAAAGCCCCTTTGCCTTCTCTTTTTTCTTGTTAAGACTGACCAttataacaatataatataattataataaacaaCTAAAACGTCACTCAGGAAATGCACTCTTTCTCTTTCTGTAGTTGAGGTCAATGCGATGTTTACTGCAAACTTCCATCTTGTACAAGCTTAAGCAAAACCAAATAATGATGTACTTGGGCCACTTTTTCTCTTCCTCACGtcttcttcttgttcttcttcttACTTGTTTCCTATGATGATTGATGACAAAGAGACCTCTCGTAGTGCTTCAGCTTCAAGACCAACAGCTTTTTCCATGCTTCATTTGCTCCTGAATCTTCTTTTATTACTTTTACAGTCTTTCTTCTTTGCCTCTCCTTCTCAAGCAGCCTGTGATCAAAACGATAGGGTTTTTCTCTTGGCCTTTCATTCCAACATAACAGCACCATCTTCATCTCCCTTGAATTGGACTACCACTACAGACTGTTGCTTTTGGGAAGGAGTAGGTTGTGATGGTCCAGATTCTGGTCGAGTCAGTCGGCTGTGGCTACCCTCTAGAGGCCTTACTGGTCATCTGTCAACATCTCTTTTAAACCTCACACTTTTAACCCATCTTAATTTTTCCCATAATCGGTTCACTGGATTTCTCCCCCCCGGGTTTTTTTCTTCCCTCAATCACCTTCAAGTTCTTGATCTCAGCTACAACAGTCTCTATGGGGAACTGCCTCTGGATTTCATTTCAGATTATAACAACAGCCTCAGCCCTATCCAGACTCTGGATTTATCCAGCAACCACTTCTCAGGGACCATCCGATCCAATTCTGTTCTTCAAGCAGTGAATTTGACTATTTTCAATGTGAGCAACAATACCTTAACAGGCCAGGTTCCGTCCTGGATCTGCATCAATACTTCCCTCACAATCTTGGATTTGTCTTACAACAAACTTGATGGCAAAATTCCCACTGGACTTGACAAGTGTTCCAAGCTGCAGATCTTTCGTGCAGGTTTTAATAATCTGTCCGGGACACTTCCTGCTGATATTTACAGTGTTAGCTCACTCGAGCAACTATCCTTACCGCTCAATCACTTTTCTGGGGGGATCCGAGATGCCATTGTCCAACTCGACAAGCTCACCATCCTTGAGCTTTTTTCCAATGAATTTGAAGGCCCCATCCCGAAAGacataggccagctttccaagtTGGAACAGCTGCTGCTTCACATCAACAACTTCACTGGTTATCTGCCACCATCTCTCATGAGCTGCACCAATCTTGTCACTTTGAACTTGCGGGTTAACCATCTAGAAGGAGACCTCTCAGCCTTCAATTTCTCCACCCTGCAACGCCTTAACACTCTTGATCTTGGCAACAATAACTTTACAGGTACCTTGCCTTTAAGTCTTTATTCTTGCAAGTCATTAACTGCTGTAAGATTGGCTAGTAACCAGCTAGAGGGAAAGATATCACCGGCCATACTTGCTCTGCGATCTTTATCATTCCTTTCAATTTCTACTAATAAACTAACCAATATTACCGGGGCAATAAGGATTTTGAAGGAAGTCAAGAACCTTACTACTCTCATCCTCACTAAGAACTTCATGAATGAAGCAATACCCAATGATGAAAATATAATAGGAGAAGGCTTTCAAAATCTTCAGATTTTGGCCCTAGGAGGTTGCAACTTCACTGGTCAAGTCCCCAGATGGCTAGCTAAGCTGAAGAATCTAGAGGTGCTAGACCTGTCCCAAAATAGAATCAGTGGTTTAATTCCTAGTTGGTTGGGCAGCCTATCAAACCTTTTTTACATAGACTTGTCTGCTAACTTAATATCAGGAGAGTTTCCCAAGGAACTGACAAGCCTGTGGGCACTGGCAACGCAAGAGTCCAATAATCAAGTAGATAGAAGTTACCTGGAGCTCCCAGTGTTTGTTATGCCTAATAATGCCACCAGTCAGCAGCTGTATAACCAACTCTCCAGCCTTCCACCGGCTATTTATCTGAGAAACAACAACCTCAGTGGCAACATCCCTGAGGCGATTGGCCAATTGAGATTTCTTCATGTGTTAGATCTCAGCCAGAATGACTTTTCTGGCAGTATTCCAGAAGAATTATCAAATCTCACAAACTTGGAAAAGTTGGATCTGTCTGGCAATCGGCTTTCTGGCCAAATTCCTGAATCATTAAGAGGTCTGTACTTTTTGTCGTCATTCAGTGTGGCATATAACAATCTTCAGGGACCAATACCATCTGGAGGTCAGTTTGATACTTTTACCAGCTCCAGTTTTGAAGGCAACCCAGGTCTGTGTGGTTCAATTGTGCAGCGCATTTGCCCCAATGCACGGGGAGCTGCTCATTCTCCCACTCTGCCAAACCGCTTAAACACAAAACTTATCATTGGGCTTGTACTTGGAATCTGTTCCGGTACTGGTTTGGTTATTACTGTTCTAGCATTGTGGATACTGTCCAAGAGAAGGATTATTCCAGGAGGAGACACCGACAAGATTGAGCTAGATACACTTTCCTGCAACTCTTATTCTGGAGTTCATCCGCAGACTGACAAGGATGCTAGCCTTGTTATGCTGTTCCCGAACAAAACCAACGAAGTCAAGGATCTCACCATATTTGAACTCTTGAAAGCAACTGACAATTTCAACCAAGAAAACATCATTGGCTGCGGGGGTTTTGGTTTGGTTTACAAAGCAATATTAGCAGATGGGACCAAACTTGCAGTTAAGAAGCTCTCGGGAGATTTCGGCCTGATGGAGAGGGAATTCAAAGCTGAGGTAGAAGTACTATCAACAGCTCAACATGAAAACCTGGTGTCCCTGCAAGGTTATTGTGTACACGAAGGGTTTCGGCTATTAATATATTCCTATATGGAGAATGGAAGTTTAGACTACTGGTTACATGAGAAAGAGAATGGTCCATCCCAGTTAGATTGGCAAACTCGACTGAAGATTGCTAGGGGAGCAAGTAATGGATTGGCTTACATGCATCAGATATGCGAGCCACACATTGTTCACCGAGACATCAAGTCGAGCAATATCCTTCTTGATGACAAGTTTGAGGCACATGTTGCAGATTTTGGATTGTCACGGCTGATTCTTCCTTATCACACTCATGTTACAACTGAGCTTGTTGGTACTTTGGGTTATATTCCTCCAGAATATGGGCAAGCATGGGTAGCCACTTTGAGAGGGGATGTATACAGTTTTGGGGTTGTCATGCTTGAGCTGCTCACTGGCAAAAGGCCTGTTGATATGTCTAGGCCAAAACATCAAGAGAGTTGGTGTCCTGGGTGCAGAGATTGAGGAGCGAGGGCAAGCAAGATGAAGTCTTCGATCCACTCCTGAAAGGAAAAGGTTCTGATGAAGAGATGCTGCAGGTGTTGGATGTGGCCTGCCTGTGCATCAACCAGAATCCTTTCAAGAGGCCAACTATCCAGGAAGTTGTTGAGTGGCTCACGGGTGTTGGAACAATCAATAGAAACCAAAATAAAGATTCGTGAAAAGTGCTGTTCATTGCTTTTTACGAAACAGATACGTATACCTGCACAAAATGTCTGAATCAGTTTATGCATActtttgctttttttatttttaattgtgtaAATAAAATTTACCCAATCATAATACTTCAGCTGTACAAAAAGAAGAAATCGCAATTAAGTAGAGACTATAGTTCTAGGGTCGCAACTGTAACCTTTTGTCAGATACGTAATTAGTCATCTGTATGTTAAAAGAAAGATAGTTTCTTAGCTGCGGCATCTACAAAGCAAACACCATCTGGTTTTTGGCTAGTGAACATAAgcttttaaaagttttcattaaaGTGAATTCATTGTTGTAGTATCACTCAGATATCTACCACACAAATGCAAGCCAGTATTAGACCATCACAGATTTTTTTATGAGCAGTAAAAAAACATCTAGCTAATGGCAGCAGGTTACACTGtatatattattttcacaataacaaataaattaaactacAAAGACAGCATAAATGTTTCTGTTCTAAGCATAATCCTTGCCACAATACCAAATATCAGGGGATAATTTGTTCATTTGAAATCTTAGTCCTAACTTCAACAGTGAAACAAGTAGTATAAGCAAAATTAGTATGTGCATAGTGATCATCTCTCATAAAATGAAACATAAATCACACTTACAAATGTCTGCTATGTTCTGAGTTCTGACATCTTTTGGAATGATTTGTCCAATGTTTTGAACTCTGTTTCGTAGCTGAAAGAACATATGAGGAGCCGCTTTTTTTGCATATTTTCTATCTTCCAATCTCAAGCATTTCATCACAATCAATACTCAAAAACAAATTCCGTAAACAGGGTCCTTACTCCTTAGCTATAAGTAATAAGGCTAATattgaaaacatatatatttaaggAAATAAATCATAAACAGCAAATTCAACTGCAGATATGTCAGGCAGTCCATTTAAACCAAActtaataatttgaataaattaacaGAATTCGGATGAAAAATGTCACGAGTAGAAAGCAAAAGAACTTCTAGAGTTCCAATTTTAAATTTCCTCTTtagatgagtttttttttttttttcttttgatattgATCAGAAAAGATAAACTTAACCTAACAGCATAATCCTACCATGCATTGCTAaaatatcatgtaatttaacAAGATACATCATTAAATATGACGCAAGAATCACCAGCATTAATAAAGTTGCACCTCtagaattttaatatatattaagtgTATGAATACACAAATGAATATTCACATGCATACATTATAATGTCTCAGATCTCTGATTTCATTGAAATTCCACTGTTTCCACCAATCTTACATTGACTTAAGATTAGGTTTTAGACACGGTTATAAGTCATGTAAGAACCGGGCAAAAGTTGAATTGGTCAAAAACCTGTCCAACAGGTAAAAGACCCcgtttatatatatacttttgaaaAACATAAGACCTTTAGCATAATACTAAATACTCTAACGGGATTTTTCATCACATAAACTATCAAAGTTATGTTACTTAACTtccagagaaacaaagaaatgggtaattttctttttgacagaaagcccatttcagtaatagaAAAATGGAGttgaaaaataagttttaaaaacttCAATGGTGTAGGAAAtgatctttttcttttgttaatttaTCAAACATGTGGAATGCAAAttggaaagtaaagaaaaaatattacaaaaagaaaatggaactccAAAAACACTTCGGAAATTATATAGCGAAACCACCAACACCAAACAATTAGAACTTAGAAACTTCTTCAAACACCATGCAAACCACACCTAAATCGGGCAAAACATGTTCAAAGTTCCTTCAAGATTTATGTTGACTTTATTTTTCATAAGAGACCCATGTTTTCTCTTCCTCGATGGAT includes these proteins:
- the LOC107925193 gene encoding LOW QUALITY PROTEIN: tyrosine-sulfated glycopeptide receptor 1 (The sequence of the model RefSeq protein was modified relative to this genomic sequence to represent the inferred CDS: inserted 1 base in 1 codon); translated protein: MMIDDKETSRSASASRPTAFSMLHLLLNLLLLLLQSFFFASPSQAACDQNDRVFLLAFHSNITAPSSSPLNWTTTTDCCFWEGVGCDGPDSGRVSRLWLPSRGLTGHLSTSLLNLTLLTHLNFSHNRFTGFLPPGFFSSLNHLQVLDLSYNSLYGELPLDFISDYNNSLSPIQTLDLSSNHFSGTIRSNSVLQAVNLTIFNVSNNTLTGQVPSWICINTSLTILDLSYNKLDGKIPTGLDKCSKLQIFRAGFNNLSGTLPADIYSVSSLEQLSLPLNHFSGGIRDAIVQLDKLTILELFSNEFEGPIPKDIGQLSKLEQLLLHINNFTGYLPPSLMSCTNLVTLNLRVNHLEGDLSAFNFSTLQRLNTLDLGNNNFTGTLPLSLYSCKSLTAVRLASNQLEGKISPAILALRSLSFLSISTNKLTNITGAIRILKEVKNLTTLILTKNFMNEAIPNDENIIGEGFQNLQILALGGCNFTGQVPRWLAKLKNLEVLDLSQNRISGLIPSWLGSLSNLFYIDLSANLISGEFPKELTSLWALATQESNNQVDRSYLELPVFVMPNNATSQQLYNQLSSLPPAIYLRNNNLSGNIPEAIGQLRFLHVLDLSQNDFSGSIPEELSNLTNLEKLDLSGNRLSGQIPESLRGLYFLSSFSVAYNNLQGPIPSGGQFDTFTSSSFEGNPGLCGSIVQRICPNARGAAHSPTLPNRLNTKLIIGLVLGICSGTGLVITVLALWILSKRRIIPGGDTDKIELDTLSCNSYSGVHPQTDKDASLVMLFPNKTNEVKDLTIFELLKATDNFNQENIIGCGGFGLVYKAILADGTKLAVKKLSGDFGLMEREFKAEVEVLSTAQHENLVSLQGYCVHEGFRLLIYSYMENGSLDYWLHEKENGPSQLDWQTRLKIARGASNGLAYMHQICEPHIVHRDIKSSNILLDDKFEAHVADFGLSRLILPYHTHVTTELVGTLGYIPPEYGQAWVATLRGDVYSFGVVMLELLTGKRPVDMSRPKXSRELVSWVQRLRSEGKQDEVFDPLLKGKGSDEEMLQVLDVACLCINQNPFKRPTIQEVVEWLTGVGTINRNQNKDS